The following nucleotide sequence is from Emcibacteraceae bacterium.
TTACTGGTTTGTGGCCCGCGGTGATGATATTATCATTTCTGCAGGCTATAATATTGCCGCGCCGGAGGTAGAGCAGGCGGTCATGGCCCATGAAGCGGTTAAAGAATGTGCTGTCGTTGGTGCCAAAGACCCGGACCGAGGCATGATTGTGAAAGCCTTTGTGGTTTTAAATGAAGGATATGAGAGGAATGATGGCCTGATTTCAGATATTCAGAATTTTGTAAAATCCAATATAGCCCCCTATAAATATCCGCGGGCCATCGAATTTATTGATGCTCTGCCAAAGTCGGCAACTGGTAAGCTGCTCCGTAAGGACCTGAAAGATTAGTCAAGAAAGATTAATCAAGAGACATTCTGGCATTATGAAGAAAATGGGTAAATTCCTTCATATGGTCAAGATCAATTGAATTTAAGGCTTCCTCGACCCAAAGCGCATTATTTTCTGCCATTTTTTGAAATAGATTGTTGCCTTTTTTTGTCAGTGTGACCAACGAACTTCTACGATCATCCTCTTTGGCCTCTTTTTTGATCAGACCGTCACTCTGCATACGGTCAAGTAGCCCGGTTATATTTCCTTTAGACGCTATAAGCCTTGATGCCAACTCGCCAATGGTTAGACCATCATTATTTTCTCTGGCCAGCTGTGAAAGCACATCAAAACGAGAAATATTCTGGCTGTAATTCTGCCTTAGTTTATCGTCAATAATCTGTTCCAGTTTGTTGGAATAACGAAGCAGCTCAATCCAGAGTTTGAGCGATTCTTTTTGTCGCTCTGTATAGTTTGATTTTGGCATTTACAATTTTCTCCCTGCAAGCACTATATCCGCAGTGGGAAAAGTTGCAAGCACGCAAATGTAGTTTACATGTAAGATAAATTTGGCTAGTCTGCTTTAATTCTGCAGGAGGCAAAAATATGAAAATATCTGTAATTGGTGGTGGGCCGGGTGGACTTTATTTTGCACTTCTGACTAAAAAGGCGAAACCTGACTGGGATATTGAGGTTTTTGAGCAAAACAGGCCTGATGATACCTTTGGCTTTGGTGTCGTCTTTTCTGATGATACGTTAGACGAATTTTTAAGCCGAGATCCTGAATCTTACGCGCTGGTCCGCGATGAATTTGCCTATTGGGATGATATTATCATCCGTTTTAAAGGTGAAGAAGTCCGTTGCGGTGGTAATGGCTTTGCCGGATGTTCCCGGCTTAATCTGCTTAAAATTCTGCAACATAGATGTCATGAGCTGGGGGTTAAGCTAACATTCGGTAAGCGGATTGACGTCGAAAATCTGGAAACTGACTTTGCCTCATCGGATATGATCCTTGCCAGTGACGGAATAGGCTCCGCCATTCGCACCTATTACAGTGATTATTTTAAACCGAGCCTTGTAACAAAGTCGAACCTATTTACCTGGATGGGTTCTACCCGCAAGGTTGAGGACTTTACCTATTTCTTTAAAGATACAAAACATGGTCCCATTTGTGCTCATACCTATCAGTATGAGGAAGGAACATCGACCTGGGTTTTTGAAATGTCAGATGACTGCTGGCAGAAATGGCAGTTTGAAGAATTTGATGAGCAGGGATCAGCCGATAAGCTGGAGAAAATTTTTGCAGACGAACTGGAAGGTCACAAGCTCATTATTAACCGTTCGATGTGGCGCCAGTTTCCAAGGATTTATTGTAAAAACTGGTATCACAAAAATATTGCTATTCTTGGTGATGCAAAGGCATCAGCTCATTTTTCAATCGGGTCCGGAACCAAGCTTGCCATGGAATGCGCAATTGCCCTCTCGGACGCGATGGTCGAGCATGGGGAAACGTCCATAGAGG
It contains:
- a CDS encoding 2-aminobenzoate-CoA ligase → YWFVARGDDIIISAGYNIAAPEVEQAVMAHEAVKECAVVGAKDPDRGMIVKAFVVLNEGYERNDGLISDIQNFVKSNIAPYKYPRAIEFIDALPKSATGKLLRKDLKD
- a CDS encoding MarR family transcriptional regulator, with product MPKSNYTERQKESLKLWIELLRYSNKLEQIIDDKLRQNYSQNISRFDVLSQLARENNDGLTIGELASRLIASKGNITGLLDRMQSDGLIKKEAKEDDRRSSLVTLTKKGNNLFQKMAENNALWVEEALNSIDLDHMKEFTHFLHNARMSLD